Proteins encoded in a region of the Limanda limanda chromosome 17, fLimLim1.1, whole genome shotgun sequence genome:
- the emp2 gene encoding epithelial membrane protein 2, with the protein MLIILAFIILFHLAAAVLVFVATIHNAWWVVSPAGREAIYTDLWYSCNSTCFPVENSHTTDAAYLQAVQATMILATILCCVSFFVFILQLFRIQQGERFIFTAVIQLLASLCVMIAASIYTAQKKSFHVPSLQNGSYGSSYILAWVSFPMTFMSGLMYLVLRKRK; encoded by the exons ATGTTGATCATCTTAGCCTTCATTATCCTCTTCCACCTAGCGGCAGCCGTCCTGGTCTTTGTCGCAACCATTCACAAT GCGTGGTGGGTGGTGTCGCCAGCTGGACGAGAAGCCATCTACACTGACCTGTGGTACTCCTGCAACTCCACCTGCTTCCCCGTGGAGAACAGCCACACGACTGATGCAG ccTACCTGCAGGCCGTCCAGGCCACCATGATCCTGGCCACCATTTTATGTTGCGTCAGCTTCTTCGTCTTCATCCTTCAGCTCTTCAGGATCCAACAGGGCGAGAGATTCATCTTCACAGCTGTTATCCAACTCCTGGCCT CTCTATGTGTGATGATCGCCGCGTCCATCTACACGGCTCAGAAAAAGAGCTTCCACGTGCCAAGTCTTCAGAACGGCTCCTACGGCTCCTCTTACATCCTGGCCTGGGTCAGCTTCCCCATGACCTTCATGAGCGGCCTCATGTACCTGGTGCTAAGGAAGCGCAAATAA